The following coding sequences are from one Humulus lupulus chromosome X, drHumLupu1.1, whole genome shotgun sequence window:
- the LOC133803805 gene encoding dynamin-related protein 3A-like, producing MSMGEDTRPVNPVRSKPKASPTIGSSLVPIINKLQEIIAPVGSDLLDISLPLVAVVGSQSSGKSSVLEALVGRDFLPRGCDICTRRPLLLVLENRPVSPGDDGAEWGEFRHLPGKRFYDFSKIRREIQAETDRGAGLNKGVSDKQIFLKIFSPNVLNMMLVDLPGITKVPVGDQPNDIEARVRKMIMAQIRQEKCIILAVSPANSDLATSDALQMAREADPTGSRTIGVITKLDIMDRGTDARNFLLGKVVPLRLGYIGVINRSQEDINKNRSIADALSHEEKFFRDHPVYSGLSGCCGIPQLSRKLNQILEQHIRMALPSLKSELNSEMNAIVKELQTYGNVVEANVEKGVVLLNILSKYCEDFYAMVDGSSQEISTKELSGGARIHYIFQSIFVKSLEEVDPCEGLNDDDIRIAIQNAAGARNALIVPEVPFRVLVRRQIAQLLDPSLQCVRYVYDELMKISRACEVTDLQRFPKLRRRMDEIVVKFLREGVKPAERMIGHLIEMEMDYINSSHPNFLGGSKAVELALEQLRSQQGIADVEKPIEKSQNSRAVIPRSLMNGALLTQGSRSSVNNEKPTSSGVNTSTRTWGISSIFGTRGSSGGNPSNSRTLGEPDDSDQMPSTIQLIEPPSMLRPLEATENETVEIFVTKLLIRSYYDIVRKNIQDLVPKAIMHFLVNHSKRKLQSTFIQKLYREDLFEELLLEEDDVVLKRKRNQELFQVLQEAIEMLEEVESDVATGRSHLSFCTDASAAVDSSSVPGITYQLRSTTKR from the exons ATATTTCTCTGCCTCTGGTGGCGGTTGTGGGTAGCCAGAGCAGCGGTAAGTCCAGCGTGCTGGAGGCGCTCGTCGGTCGCGATTTTCTTCCTCGCGGCTGCGATATCTGTACTCGGAGACCGCTTCTGCTGGTGCTTGAGAATCGGCCGGTGAGTCCCGGCGATGATGGAGCAGAGTGGGGCGAGTTTCGTCACTTGCCTGGAAAGCGCTTCTACGATTTCTCTAAGATTCGCCGCGAAATTCAG GCTGAGACTGATAGAGGAGCAGGGTTGAACAAAGGGGTTTCAGATAAACAAATTTTTTTGAAGATTTTCTCTCCGAATGTACTTAATATGATGCTTGTTGATTTACCTGGCATCACTAAAGTTCCTGTTGGAGATCAACCCAATGATATAGAGGCAAGGGTTAGGAAAATGATAATGGCCCAAATTAGGCAAGAAAAGTGTATTATACTGGCTGTTAGTCCTGCAAATTCTGATCTGGCTACCTCGGATGCACTTCAAATGGCTAGAGAAGCTGATCCAACTG GTTCTCGAACAATTGGTGTAATTACAAAG CTTGATATAATGGATCGAGGAACTGATGCCCGCAACTTTTTGCTTGGGAAAGTTGTTCCACTTCGCCTTGGTTATATTGGCGTTATTAATCGGAGCCAAGAG GACATTAATAAAAACCGTAGCATTGCTGATGCACTTTCTCATGAAGAGAAATTCTTCCGTGATCATCCT GTATATAGTGGTCTGTCTGGTTGTTGTGGCATTCCTCAGCTATCAAGGAAGCTGAATCAG ATTTTGGAACAACATATTAGAATGGCTCTCCCAAGTTTGAAGTCTGAGCTGAACTCAGAAATGAATGCTATTGTTAAAGAACTTCAGACATACGGAAATGTTGTAGAGGCTAAT GTGGAAAAAGGAGTAGTTTTGTTGAACATTTTGTCAAAATATTGTGAAG ATTTTTATGCTATGGTGGATGGAAGTAGTCAGGAAATATCAACTAAAGAATTGTCAGGTGGAGCCAGGATCCATTATATATTTCAATCAATTTTTGTAAAGAGCTTGGAG GAAGTCGATCCTTGTGAGGGTCTAAATGATGATGATATTCGGATAGCTATTCAAAATGCTGCTGGTGCTAGAAATGCATTAATCGTTCCAGAG GTCCCATTTAGAGTTTTGGTTAGAAGGCAGATTGCTCAGTTGTTGGACCCTAGTCTTCAGTGTGTCCGTTATGTTTATGATGAACTGATGAAG ATTAGTCGTGCTTGTGAAGTAACTGACTTGCAAAGGTTTCCAAAATTGAGAAGGCGCATGGATGAAATTGTGGTAAAGTTTTTACGTGAAGGTGTAAAGCCTGCTGAGAGAATGATAGGACATCTTATAGAGATGGAG ATGGATTATATAAATTCTTCGCATCCAAATTTCCTAGGTGGCAGCAAAGCTGTTGAGCTTGCTTTGGAGCAATTGAGATCACAACAG GGCATTGCAGATGTTGAAAAGCCAATAGAGAAAAGCCAGAATTCTCGAGCTGTTATTCCTAGGTCTCTTATGAATGGAGCTTTACTAACCCAG GGAAGTCGGTCTTCAGTGAACAATGAGAAACCTACATCATCTG GAGTAAACACATCAACAAGGACTTGGGGTATTTCATCTATATTTGGGACCAGGGGATCGTCTGGAGGGAATCCATCTAACAGCAGAACCTTAGGCGAGCCTGATGATTCTGATCAGATGCCATCTACAATCCAATTGATAGAG CCCCCATCCATGTTAAGGCCACTTGAAGCCACAGAGAATGAAACAGTCGAAATTTTCGTAACCAAATTACTCATCCGATCATACTATGACATTGTCAGAAAGAATATTCAAGATCTAGTGCCAAAAGCTATAATGCATTTTCTG GTGAACCACTCAAAACGGAAACTTCAGAGCACCTTTATACAAAAACTTTACAG AGAGGATCTCTTTGAAGAGCTATTGCTGGAGGAGGACGACGTTGTTTTGAAAAGGAAACGCAATCAAGAGTTGTTTCAGGTTTTACAAGAAGCCATCGAG ATGCTCGAGGAAGTTGAATCTGATGTCGCAACTGGAAGGTCACATTTAAGCTTTTGCACCGATGCAAGTGCAGCTGTCGATTCATCAAGCGTTCCAGGGATTACATATCAGTTACGTTCAACTACCAAAAGGTGA
- the LOC133803806 gene encoding protein TIC 55, chloroplastic has product MALLHPVVLSHTSLLSPTPKLLFSLTSPNPPLIQLKLKPLPTTKRGLHAKCGAVADTRAAPSVDEEKEEGNNVLLGPTSEEDRKEQRVLVDYDWTEEWYPLYLTKDVPEDAPLGLTVYHKQLVLYRDGSGQLRCHEDRCPHRLAKLSEGQLIDGRLECLYHGWQFEGDGKCVKIPQLPANAKIPKAACLKPYEVRDSQGVIWVWMSQKTPPNPNKIPWFENFARPGFNDISTIHELPYDHSILLENLMDPAHVPISHDRTDWTAKREDAQALSFEVTERSDRGFAGWWGRASEKSTPNFLRFEAPCCLQNNREIVDEKTGETHYFTGLFLCRPSGQGKSMLIVRFGNTRRSPLIKLFPKWYFHQNACKVFEQDMGFLSSQNEILMKEKVPTKELYLNLRSSDTWVLEYRKWMDKVGHGMPYHFGHGTIWLPQEPAVVEHAPAGLVAGISASSPAKGGIGTMHAPNLSNRYFRHVIHCKGCRTVVKAFEEWKKGLSAVAVVLTALAILVSGRQWKTLLLVSAALCSGGAYACSTAIAMNTTNFIRTHRRL; this is encoded by the exons ATGGCTCTGCTACACCCAGTTGTTCTCTCCCACACCTCTCTCCTCTCTCCAACTCCCAAGCTCCTTTTCTCCCTCACTTCTCCAAACCCACCACTGATCCAACTCAAACTCAAGCCATTGCCCACCACCAAGAGAGGCCTCCACGCCAAGTGTGGTGCGGTGGCAGACACCAGAGCCGCTCCTTCGGTTGATGAGGAGAAGGAGGAGGGTAATAATGTCCTTTTGGGTCCAACCAGTGAGGAAGATAGAAAAGAGCAGAGAGTTTTGGTGGACTATGATTGGACTGAGGAATGGTACCCTTTGTATCTAACCAAAGATGTTCCTGAAGATGCTCCTTTGGGTCTCACCGTCTACCATAAGCAGCTGGTCTTGTACCGTGACGGGTCTGGTCAGCTCCGGTGTCATGAAGATCGGTGCCCTCATCG ATTGGCTAAACTATCAGAGGGTCAGTTGATTGATGGGAGATTGGAATGTTTGTACCATGGTTGGCAATTTGAAGGCGATGGAAAATGTGTCAAGATTCCTcag CTTCCAGCTAATGCCAAGATTCCTAAAGCGGCTTGCCTTAAGCCGTACGAAGTCAGAGACTCCCAAGGGGTGATCTGGGTGTGGATGTCCCAAAAGACTCCACCAAACCCCAACAAAATCCCTTGGTTTGAAAACTTTGCCAGGCCAGGATTCAATGACATATCCACCATCCATGAGCTCCCATATGACCACTCCATACTTCTGGAGAATCTAATGGACCCTGCTCACGTTCCCATCTCCCATGACCGCACGGACTGGACTGCCAAGAGAGAGGACGCACAGGCACTTTCCTTTGAGGTCACCGAACGCAGCGACCGAGGTTTCGCCGGGTGGTGGGGCAGGGCGAGTGAGAAGTCGACACCTAACTTCTTGAGGTTTGAAGCACCCTGTTGTCTCCAGAACAATAGGGAAATTGTTGATGAGAAGACTGGAGAGACTCATTACTTCACTGGTCTATTCCTCTGTAGACCCAGTGGACAGGGCAAGTCCATGCTTATAGTCAGATTTGGCAACACTAGAAGATCACCTCTTATAAAACTCTTTCCTAAATGGTACTTCCATCAGAATGCTTGTAAGGTTTTTGAGCAAGACATGGGATTTCTATCGTCCCAAAACGAAATCCTCATGAAAGAAAAGGTTCCCACCAAAGAGCTTTACCTCAACTTGAGATCCTCAGATACTTGGGTACTCGAGTACAGGAAATGGATGGACAAAGTTGGGCATGGAATGCCATACCATTTTGGGCATGGGACTATATGGTTGCCTCAAGAGCCCGCAGTTGTGGAGCATGCTCCGGCGGGACTAGTTGCTGGGATATCGGCTTCTTCACCAGCCAAGGGAGGGATTGGAACAATGCACGCACCCAACTTGTCCAACCGGTATTTTCGGCATGTGATCCATTGTAAAGGGTGTAGGACTGTGGTCAAAGCTTTTGAGGAATGGAAAAAGGGTCTCTCGGCAGTGGCTGTGGTGTTGACAGCGCTGGCGATTTTGGTGTCCGGGAGACAGTGGAAGACACTTCTTTTGGTATCAGCAGCTTTGTGCTCTGGTGGGGCTTACGCCTGTTCAACAGCTATTGCTATGAATACTACAAACTTCATTAGAACACACAGGAGATTGTGA